One Fuerstiella marisgermanici DNA window includes the following coding sequences:
- a CDS encoding efflux RND transporter permease subunit, which produces MFAKFLQRPALAIVISLLILFMGGLAINTLPISQFPSVAPPSVRVSVSYPGASAKILVDSTMVLLEQAINGVPNMRYMMGDATSAGEGTIQIVFEPGTDPNVAVMNVNNRVQQVKNNLPPIVEREGIIVMQNMTSMLMYVNIFSKDPNVDQNFLYNYATVNVLNEIKRIPGVGRATILGNRSYAMRVELNLDRMRAYKVDAEDVMEALDEQSMIGSPGRLGQATGTTSQTLEYVLTWIGRYKTPEEYEKIILKANPEGEILRLGDVAKVRLGSSFYDLYSDIDGLPSAAIVLKQTPGSNAADVIEKVKEKVESIKQASFPPGMDYAVTYDVSSFLDASIEKVVHTLFEAFILVSLVVYLFLGDFRSTLIPTLAVPVSLIGTFFFMLMFGMSINLITLFALVLAIGVVVDDAIVVVEAVHEKMHTKHLGPYQATKEVVHEISGAIIAITLVMTAVFIPVTFMTGPVGVFYRQFALTMAMSIVISGVVALSLTPVLCAMILKPHGSGAQQTGLIGLVNRGINKAGSRSATVLRALLCVLLGLGVGAGMYYLLHVEIVHELVNDQFPLTETREQIIAGVVAVLAIWNFGAAFSGSTGGDKKLGPLGMFLHIFDRGVEKVTGGYAGVLKRIITLRLVTMLVIGAFSYGIFFVNGELPSGFIPLEDQGMIYGIVQTPPGSTLEYTNAKCHELQAICEELKDKNGNPLVTSVSSIAGYEVLTEGRGSNAGTCIINLPPWADRALTSKQIIEELEEKGTEIANVKLEFFEPPAVPGFGAAGGFSLNLLDKTNSGDYQALGEQTDRFMEALGKRKELKGLFTFFAANYPQYEIVIDNDVAMQKGVSIRDAMDNLSIVIGSTWEQGFVRFGQFYKVYVQAAPEFRRYPEDLKNMFVKNDRDEMVPYSSFMKVVKMQGLNEISRYNLYPTAPIQGAPAKGYSSGEAIAAIQEVAAETLPNGFDIDWRGLAYDEAKAGNTAVYIFLIVVIFVYMVLVGQYESFLLPLAVIASLPVGLFGSFLFLKAMGLANDVYCQIGLVMLVGLLGKNAILIIEFAVQRRQEGLEIKDAGIEGGRLRFRPILMTSFAFIAGLIPLVRATGPGAIGNRTIGTTAVGGMLMGTLFGVLVIPGLYYLFAKMADGKALIRDQHDEPISELFEHEK; this is translated from the coding sequence ATGTTCGCAAAATTTCTGCAGCGGCCGGCTCTGGCGATCGTCATCTCACTGCTCATCCTGTTCATGGGGGGGCTGGCGATCAACACGTTGCCGATTTCGCAGTTTCCGTCCGTCGCGCCGCCGAGTGTGCGTGTGTCGGTGTCGTACCCCGGTGCCAGTGCGAAGATCCTGGTCGATTCGACGATGGTCCTGCTGGAACAGGCGATCAACGGCGTGCCGAACATGCGGTACATGATGGGGGACGCCACCAGCGCCGGCGAAGGGACCATTCAAATTGTCTTTGAACCCGGCACTGATCCGAATGTGGCGGTCATGAACGTGAACAACCGTGTGCAACAAGTGAAGAACAACCTGCCGCCGATTGTTGAACGCGAAGGCATCATCGTGATGCAGAACATGACCAGCATGCTGATGTACGTGAACATCTTCAGCAAGGATCCGAACGTTGACCAGAACTTTCTGTACAACTACGCCACGGTCAACGTACTGAACGAAATCAAGCGTATTCCGGGTGTCGGACGAGCCACGATTTTGGGCAACCGATCGTATGCCATGCGAGTCGAATTGAATCTCGATCGTATGCGTGCCTACAAGGTGGACGCGGAAGACGTGATGGAGGCGTTGGATGAACAGAGTATGATCGGCTCGCCCGGTCGGCTGGGCCAGGCGACCGGCACAACGTCACAGACTCTGGAATACGTGCTGACCTGGATCGGGCGATATAAGACTCCTGAGGAATACGAGAAGATCATTCTGAAGGCCAACCCGGAAGGTGAGATCCTGCGGCTGGGAGACGTTGCCAAAGTTCGGCTGGGTTCCTCGTTCTATGACCTCTATTCAGACATCGACGGGCTACCTTCTGCCGCCATCGTGTTGAAGCAAACGCCCGGTTCCAATGCGGCGGATGTGATCGAGAAGGTGAAGGAGAAAGTAGAATCTATTAAGCAGGCATCGTTTCCGCCAGGCATGGATTATGCGGTCACTTACGACGTGTCCAGCTTTTTGGATGCGTCTATTGAGAAGGTGGTCCACACGCTTTTTGAAGCTTTCATTTTAGTTTCTCTGGTCGTCTATTTGTTTCTGGGCGACTTCCGCAGCACGCTGATTCCGACGTTGGCCGTTCCCGTTTCGTTGATCGGCACGTTTTTCTTTATGCTGATGTTCGGCATGTCGATCAACCTCATCACGCTGTTCGCACTGGTGCTGGCGATCGGCGTGGTGGTGGACGACGCGATCGTGGTGGTGGAAGCGGTGCACGAAAAAATGCACACCAAACATCTGGGGCCGTATCAGGCGACCAAAGAGGTGGTGCATGAAATCAGCGGCGCGATTATCGCCATCACGCTGGTGATGACTGCCGTGTTTATTCCGGTTACGTTTATGACCGGGCCGGTCGGCGTGTTCTACCGCCAGTTCGCATTAACGATGGCGATGTCGATCGTGATTTCCGGCGTAGTCGCGTTGTCGTTAACGCCCGTGCTGTGTGCAATGATCCTGAAACCGCACGGCAGCGGCGCACAACAAACTGGTCTGATCGGTTTGGTGAATCGCGGCATCAACAAAGCTGGTAGCCGTTCAGCCACCGTTCTGCGAGCGTTGCTTTGTGTTCTGTTGGGACTGGGCGTCGGGGCCGGCATGTACTACTTGTTGCATGTTGAGATCGTTCACGAACTGGTGAACGATCAGTTCCCTCTGACGGAAACTCGAGAACAAATCATTGCTGGCGTTGTCGCAGTTCTGGCCATCTGGAACTTCGGGGCGGCGTTTTCCGGCAGCACTGGCGGCGACAAAAAACTCGGGCCTCTGGGGATGTTTCTGCACATCTTTGACCGCGGCGTCGAAAAAGTGACGGGCGGTTACGCCGGTGTCCTGAAGCGAATTATCACGCTGCGTCTGGTGACGATGCTGGTGATCGGAGCCTTCAGCTATGGCATCTTCTTTGTAAACGGCGAACTTCCGTCGGGCTTCATTCCACTGGAAGACCAGGGCATGATCTACGGGATCGTACAAACGCCGCCGGGTTCGACTCTGGAATACACCAATGCCAAATGCCACGAGCTACAGGCGATCTGCGAAGAACTGAAAGATAAAAACGGAAACCCTCTCGTCACATCGGTGTCCTCCATTGCGGGTTACGAAGTTCTGACGGAAGGTCGAGGTTCCAATGCGGGGACGTGCATCATCAACCTGCCTCCGTGGGCCGACCGCGCGTTGACGTCGAAACAGATTATCGAAGAACTGGAAGAGAAAGGGACGGAGATCGCCAACGTGAAGCTTGAGTTCTTCGAACCGCCAGCAGTGCCAGGCTTTGGTGCGGCCGGTGGCTTTTCATTGAACCTGCTGGATAAAACTAACAGCGGCGACTATCAGGCATTGGGAGAACAGACCGACCGGTTTATGGAAGCGTTGGGGAAACGCAAGGAACTGAAAGGGCTGTTCACCTTCTTCGCCGCCAACTATCCGCAGTACGAAATCGTGATCGACAACGATGTGGCCATGCAGAAGGGCGTTTCGATCCGCGACGCGATGGACAATCTTTCGATCGTGATTGGTAGCACGTGGGAACAGGGCTTCGTGCGGTTTGGTCAGTTCTACAAGGTGTATGTTCAGGCGGCTCCTGAATTTCGTCGTTATCCAGAAGACCTGAAGAACATGTTCGTCAAAAACGATCGTGACGAAATGGTGCCGTATTCTTCGTTTATGAAGGTGGTGAAGATGCAGGGGCTGAACGAAATCAGCCGGTACAACCTGTATCCGACGGCTCCTATCCAGGGAGCTCCCGCAAAAGGTTACAGCAGCGGTGAAGCCATCGCGGCGATTCAGGAAGTTGCGGCTGAAACTCTGCCCAACGGTTTCGACATCGACTGGCGAGGACTCGCGTATGACGAAGCGAAGGCGGGCAACACAGCCGTGTACATCTTTCTGATCGTGGTGATCTTTGTGTACATGGTTCTGGTCGGTCAGTACGAAAGCTTTTTGCTTCCACTGGCTGTGATCGCGTCGTTGCCGGTGGGCTTGTTTGGTTCGTTTCTGTTTTTGAAAGCGATGGGTCTGGCAAACGACGTGTACTGTCAAATCGGCCTGGTGATGCTGGTCGGCCTGCTTGGCAAGAACGCAATTCTAATCATTGAATTCGCCGTCCAGCGCCGTCAGGAAGGTCTTGAAATTAAGGACGCGGGAATCGAAGGCGGCCGTCTGCGGTTTCGACCGATTTTGATGACGTCGTTCGCCTTCATCGCCGGTTTGATCCCGTTGGTGCGAGCGACCGGGCCAGGAGCCATCGGCAACCGCACGATTGGTACGACGGCGGTCGGCGGCATGCTGATGGGGACGCTGTTTGGTGTGCTGGTGATTCCTGGCCTGTACTACCTCTTCGCCAAAATGGCCGACGGCAAAGCGTTGATCCGCGATCAGCATGACGAACCGATCAGCGAACTGTTCGAACACGAAAAGTAG
- a CDS encoding STAS/SEC14 domain-containing protein, translating into MSVQMSDVELVSDRSNIVRLKISGRLTIEDYEFFVPQIEQKIQEHGRIRIVFEMIDFRGWSLAALWHDAKFDWKHFRDIDRIAMIGDRLWEHGMALFCRPFTVAEIRYFDNSEAAEMEDWIAAADDDL; encoded by the coding sequence ATGAGTGTGCAAATGAGTGACGTGGAACTTGTCTCAGACCGCAGCAACATTGTTCGGCTGAAGATATCCGGTCGACTGACCATCGAAGACTACGAGTTCTTCGTGCCTCAAATCGAGCAGAAGATTCAGGAGCATGGCAGAATTCGGATCGTCTTCGAGATGATCGACTTCCGCGGCTGGTCACTGGCGGCGTTGTGGCACGACGCGAAATTCGATTGGAAGCACTTCCGCGACATCGACCGGATCGCCATGATCGGCGACAGGCTGTGGGAGCACGGAATGGCGTTGTTTTGTCGTCCGTTCACAGTGGCTGAAATTCGGTATTTCGACAACAGCGAAGCGGCGGAAATGGAAGACTGGATCGCCGCAGCCGACGACGATCTTTGA
- a CDS encoding efflux RND transporter periplasmic adaptor subunit, whose amino-acid sequence MKVASASAVVLAMSTLSVTAYHKLGEYTSLFAVAGTDTIHAEEHGESQAHAEHGEEGHGGDEHSEGEHHAVHKILVTSPVAKDVISTQQYVCQIHSRSHIEVRALEGGYLEQIHIKEGQAVKKGDVLFHILPVLYEARLDADRAEAQVVQVEYNNTLKLVEQKIVSPQELALVEAKLNKAKAKVKLAQAELDFADIKAPFDGIVDRQHEQLGSLIEEGDVLTTLSDNDVMWVYFNVPEARYLEYKQAMDGGEDAHALDVELVLANHEKFPQPGEIGAIEAEFNHETGNIAFRADFPNPQSLLRHGQTGTVLIHRTLNDAIVIPQRATFEILAKRYAYVVDEDGVIHQRDITIKNEMDDIFVINHGLEVGERIILEGIRQVRDGDKIEYEFRDPEDVLARLKNHAE is encoded by the coding sequence ATGAAAGTTGCATCCGCTTCCGCCGTTGTTTTGGCAATGTCAACGCTGTCAGTGACCGCGTATCACAAGTTGGGCGAGTACACATCGCTGTTCGCCGTTGCGGGCACAGACACGATCCACGCTGAGGAACATGGTGAATCGCAGGCCCATGCGGAGCACGGTGAGGAAGGGCACGGCGGAGACGAGCACAGTGAAGGAGAACACCACGCCGTTCACAAGATCCTGGTGACCAGTCCAGTCGCGAAGGACGTGATTAGTACTCAGCAATACGTCTGCCAGATTCATTCGCGCAGCCACATTGAAGTGCGAGCTTTAGAAGGTGGGTATCTGGAACAGATCCATATCAAAGAAGGCCAGGCAGTCAAGAAGGGCGACGTGCTGTTTCATATTCTGCCTGTCTTGTATGAGGCGCGTCTGGACGCCGACAGAGCGGAAGCTCAGGTTGTGCAGGTGGAATACAACAATACGCTGAAGCTGGTTGAGCAAAAAATTGTGTCGCCGCAGGAGTTGGCTCTTGTGGAAGCCAAGCTGAATAAGGCGAAGGCGAAAGTAAAGCTGGCTCAGGCAGAGTTAGACTTCGCCGATATCAAGGCGCCGTTCGACGGCATTGTCGACCGCCAGCACGAACAGCTTGGCAGCCTGATTGAAGAAGGCGACGTGCTGACAACTCTGTCAGACAACGACGTGATGTGGGTCTATTTTAACGTGCCGGAAGCTCGGTACCTGGAATACAAGCAGGCAATGGATGGTGGTGAGGATGCTCATGCATTGGATGTCGAACTCGTCCTCGCGAACCACGAAAAATTCCCTCAGCCCGGTGAGATCGGTGCCATCGAAGCAGAGTTCAACCACGAAACCGGCAACATTGCCTTTCGAGCGGACTTTCCGAACCCTCAAAGTCTGCTGCGTCATGGCCAGACGGGAACCGTGCTGATTCATCGCACGCTGAACGACGCCATCGTGATTCCTCAGCGAGCCACCTTTGAAATTCTGGCGAAGCGATACGCCTACGTCGTCGACGAAGACGGCGTGATTCACCAGCGAGACATCACGATCAAGAACGAGATGGACGACATCTTCGTGATCAACCACGGACTGGAAGTGGGAGAAAGAATCATCCTGGAAGGCATCCGTCAGGTCCGTGACGGCGACAAAATTGAATACGAATTCCGCGACCCGGAAGACGTTCTGGCCCGGCTGAAAAACCACGCTGAGTAG
- a CDS encoding phosphatidylinositol-specific phospholipase C/glycerophosphodiester phosphodiesterase family protein: MKSTFFADCLRTILLLSIAQCASAQTVDSAKPLLKAHAHNDYLHERPLLDALKHGFCSVEADIFLVDGQLLVAHSFVELSPDRTLEKLYLQPLRERVRQHNGHVYPNETPFTLLIDIKKDGAKTYQALSELLQKYNDVFSHNADGQRQEHAVTAIISGDRPFEVINADECRIAGIDGRLADIDSNAPVLQMPLISDNWRKHFHWDGKGEIPSDEARKLKEIVQKVHAKGRRLRFWATPDTPAAWKVLNDANVDLINTDNLPELAEFLTKHDLQRATD, from the coding sequence ATGAAGTCCACGTTCTTCGCTGATTGTCTTCGTACGATTCTGCTGTTGTCTATCGCACAGTGCGCGTCGGCTCAGACAGTTGATTCTGCGAAGCCCCTGTTGAAGGCTCATGCGCACAACGATTACCTGCACGAACGTCCTTTGCTGGATGCTCTGAAACACGGATTTTGCAGCGTCGAAGCTGACATTTTTCTGGTGGATGGACAACTGTTGGTGGCTCATTCGTTCGTGGAACTTAGCCCTGACCGCACGCTTGAGAAACTCTACCTGCAGCCATTGCGCGAACGAGTTCGCCAGCACAACGGACACGTCTACCCAAACGAAACGCCGTTCACATTGCTGATTGACATCAAGAAAGACGGCGCGAAAACGTATCAAGCTCTCAGCGAGCTTCTGCAGAAATACAACGACGTCTTTTCGCACAACGCCGACGGGCAACGACAGGAACACGCGGTCACGGCGATCATCAGTGGCGATCGACCGTTCGAGGTGATTAATGCGGACGAATGCCGCATTGCGGGAATCGATGGCCGCCTGGCAGACATCGACAGCAACGCTCCAGTGCTGCAGATGCCGCTGATCAGTGACAACTGGCGAAAGCACTTTCACTGGGACGGTAAGGGAGAAATCCCCAGCGACGAAGCAAGGAAGCTGAAAGAAATCGTCCAGAAGGTTCACGCGAAAGGACGTCGGCTCCGTTTTTGGGCCACGCCTGATACTCCGGCTGCCTGGAAAGTCCTGAACGATGCCAACGTTGATCTGATCAACACGGACAACCTGCCGGAGCTGGCCGAATTCCTGACCAAGCACGACCTGCAACGGGCGACTGACTGA
- a CDS encoding sialidase family protein: protein MTKATVLLAMFVAAGGVPSAFGQSTLTSELVFPLDQRHNHAPGIVELENGELLVSWYRGSGERKADDVAVYGARKPVGSKTWSDPFRMVDTPGFPDCNTCMMIDRHNRLCLYWPVIIANTWESCLTFYKVSDQPTGKGSPEWSDGGVILLKPEDFGPKAIQVLDEEIAKLPTQLADAYSTELSDLRELLTQKLYQRLGWQPRCKPTVLPSGRILLPLYSDTYSICIMAISDDDGAHWYASKPLIGFGNIQPAVLRRDDGTLIAYMRENGPRKHIRVCESKDDGITWGPVTESVLVNPGSGLDGVRLKNGHWLLVYNDTQKGRNSLAVSISTDEGRSWKWTRHLERQEEGSYHYPAVIQGSDGTIHVVYSYFVTGGKSMKHASFDEAWVQQGKKD, encoded by the coding sequence ATGACGAAGGCAACTGTTCTTCTCGCCATGTTTGTTGCGGCAGGCGGCGTGCCTTCAGCGTTTGGTCAGTCCACGTTGACATCGGAACTGGTGTTTCCGCTGGATCAGCGTCACAACCATGCCCCAGGCATTGTGGAACTCGAAAATGGTGAACTGCTGGTTTCGTGGTATCGCGGCAGCGGAGAACGCAAAGCCGATGACGTCGCTGTCTATGGTGCTCGCAAGCCTGTCGGCAGCAAGACGTGGAGCGATCCCTTCCGGATGGTCGATACACCGGGGTTTCCGGACTGCAACACGTGCATGATGATCGACCGACACAATCGACTGTGCCTGTATTGGCCGGTCATCATCGCGAACACCTGGGAATCCTGCCTCACGTTCTACAAGGTGTCTGATCAACCGACCGGCAAAGGAAGTCCCGAGTGGTCGGACGGCGGCGTTATCCTATTGAAGCCGGAGGACTTTGGCCCCAAAGCGATACAGGTCCTGGACGAAGAAATTGCAAAGCTGCCGACTCAACTCGCGGACGCTTACAGCACGGAACTGTCAGATCTCCGAGAACTCCTCACTCAGAAACTCTACCAGCGACTCGGATGGCAACCGCGATGCAAGCCGACCGTGTTGCCGTCAGGGCGAATTCTATTGCCTCTGTATTCCGACACGTATTCCATCTGCATCATGGCCATCAGCGACGACGATGGTGCTCACTGGTACGCCAGCAAGCCACTGATTGGCTTCGGAAACATTCAACCGGCCGTTCTGCGTCGTGACGACGGAACGCTGATCGCCTACATGCGAGAGAACGGTCCTCGAAAGCACATTCGAGTCTGCGAATCGAAGGACGATGGAATTACCTGGGGCCCGGTCACGGAGTCTGTTTTGGTCAATCCCGGCTCCGGGCTGGACGGCGTCCGTCTGAAGAATGGTCACTGGCTGCTTGTCTACAACGACACTCAGAAAGGTCGCAACAGCCTTGCGGTTTCGATTTCAACCGACGAAGGCCGATCCTGGAAATGGACAAGGCATCTGGAGCGACAGGAGGAAGGTTCGTACCACTATCCCGCTGTGATTCAGGGCAGCGATGGCACCATCCACGTTGTCTACAGCTACTTTGTGACCGGCGGCAAAAGCATGAAGCACGCCAGCTTTGACGAAGCCTGGGTTCAGCAGGGGAAGAAAGATTAG
- a CDS encoding RraA family protein has product MPNSEPTPAIQRTHLQQLAEYDTALLANLMRFVDTTPTHLWYMSNEIRALLPDVGPTVGVAVTCELDTSTPDDESDGNADDFWTQLSQMEAMDVPTVWVVKCVGSRPQHECIMGDGMGKLLHAAGCVGAVTDGGLRDLPGLRTIGFAAYGSGVTIHHCNLRFRRINTPVDIGGITISPSDVIHANAEGVIRIPEAAVTKLADRAPAYRAFEHDAHQLFRRTDITSAEKRPLTDAILKKHGFSDCLSTIENEESGT; this is encoded by the coding sequence ATGCCAAACTCCGAGCCCACACCCGCCATCCAGCGGACTCACCTGCAGCAGTTGGCGGAATACGATACCGCCCTGCTGGCCAACCTGATGCGGTTTGTCGATACCACGCCGACTCATCTATGGTACATGAGCAACGAGATCCGTGCGCTGCTGCCGGACGTCGGTCCCACGGTGGGGGTCGCGGTCACGTGTGAGCTCGATACAAGCACGCCGGACGATGAATCAGACGGCAACGCCGACGATTTCTGGACACAGCTTTCTCAAATGGAAGCGATGGATGTGCCGACCGTTTGGGTGGTGAAATGTGTCGGCAGCCGACCGCAACATGAATGCATCATGGGCGATGGAATGGGGAAGCTGCTGCACGCGGCCGGCTGCGTTGGGGCGGTCACAGACGGCGGCCTGCGTGACCTGCCGGGCCTTCGCACAATTGGCTTTGCCGCTTACGGAAGCGGTGTCACGATTCATCACTGCAACCTTCGCTTTCGCCGCATCAATACGCCGGTCGACATTGGCGGTATCACAATCAGCCCTAGTGATGTCATTCACGCGAATGCGGAAGGTGTGATTCGGATTCCTGAAGCCGCAGTCACGAAGCTAGCCGATCGAGCTCCCGCATACCGAGCATTCGAACACGATGCTCATCAATTGTTTCGTCGCACTGATATCACCTCGGCGGAAAAGCGTCCGTTAACAGACGCAATACTGAAAAAACACGGCTTCAGCGACTGCCTGTCGACAATAGAAAACGAAGAAAGTGGAACATGA
- a CDS encoding alpha/beta hydrolase family protein has translation MKVAFSALLLTVFAFQVHAEPPFAGKKGQFQGFDRYDFVHDGTQCIVVVPKNAAPGKPWIWRARFFGHEPQADKALLEKGFHVVYAEVGGLFGSPKAVAIWDEFYRFLTEEHGFANKVALEGMSRGGLIIYNWAAKNPDKVSCIYADAPVCDFKSWPGGKGKGKGSPGDWQRCLKAYGLSEEQALSWRRNPIDNLKPLAKADVPLLHVVGAADVVVPVEENTAIIEQRYKELGGKITVISKAGVGHHPHSLKDPSPIVDFVVVHSRVK, from the coding sequence ATGAAAGTCGCATTCAGCGCGTTGTTGTTGACCGTTTTTGCTTTTCAGGTGCACGCAGAACCGCCGTTTGCTGGTAAGAAGGGGCAGTTTCAGGGGTTTGACCGCTATGACTTTGTGCATGATGGCACTCAGTGCATCGTGGTTGTGCCAAAGAACGCGGCGCCGGGTAAGCCGTGGATCTGGCGTGCTCGTTTTTTTGGCCACGAACCTCAGGCGGACAAAGCCCTATTGGAAAAGGGCTTCCACGTTGTCTACGCGGAGGTTGGCGGCCTATTTGGTTCTCCGAAAGCCGTGGCGATCTGGGATGAGTTCTACCGGTTTCTGACGGAAGAACATGGCTTCGCAAACAAGGTGGCTCTGGAAGGCATGAGCCGCGGCGGTTTGATCATCTACAACTGGGCCGCCAAAAACCCGGACAAGGTGTCATGCATTTACGCGGACGCGCCAGTGTGCGATTTCAAAAGCTGGCCGGGAGGCAAAGGGAAAGGCAAGGGCAGCCCCGGTGACTGGCAGAGATGCCTAAAGGCCTACGGCTTGTCGGAAGAACAGGCTCTAAGCTGGCGACGGAATCCCATTGACAATCTGAAGCCACTGGCCAAAGCCGATGTCCCGCTGCTGCACGTGGTCGGTGCCGCGGATGTTGTGGTGCCGGTGGAAGAGAACACGGCGATCATCGAACAGCGGTACAAGGAGCTTGGCGGAAAGATCACGGTGATTTCCAAGGCCGGCGTCGGCCATCACCCGCACAGCCTGAAAGATCCGTCGCCGATCGTCGACTTTGTGGTCGTGCACAGCCGCGTCAAATAA